The genome window gACTGaatgtgtcccttctctatctcctgcctgtcctccctttcGCATTCTCTCcaaattttctctatttgtgagcaaaccttcctgccaggatattggtcccctgggattcaagtgcaacccatcctttctgtgcaggtcacacctgctccaaaagaggtcccaatgatccggaaatcctgcccttctgagccacagggccagactctgcgccactgttgcttccccccacccccacccacctccttAGACCGTCCCTCCCTCCAGCAGCACTTGATCAGGAGTACTtactgtcaaggggtacagccacaggggtattcaCTAGTACCTGCtttttgcccttccctctcctgattgtgacccacttcttcagtctcctgtggccccggtgtgaccacctgcctgtaactcctctctatcacctcctcgctctccctgaccagacgaaggtcatcgagctgcatctccagttccctaactcggtccctaaggagctgcagctcgacacaccgggtgcagatgttgccgtccaggaggctgggagtctccaggatctcccatatctgacaccgagcacagaagcccagcctcacacacatactctctgtctgtattgtaaacagataacctacctcgcctcgaccctttatcgccgaagccccgttgagccaaagccttcctactctgtctcccgctcctctgacgctcgctctgtaaatctgtcttccttttaaactcttctcactgttctcactggccgacttgcgcagtcgtgctgaagaaaaaaacagatcagtgattgtgttactgataaacactggggatttgtaccgtctcctgtctctctgtgtccttcactctcactctctctcatctccaggctgagccgtgtcggtctcacagattctggtgccgaggatctcgcctccgctctcagtacaaacacaTCACTGACGCTGCTGGACCTGAactataataaactgggagattcaggagtgaaactggtgtctgcggctctgaggaacccggagtgtaaaatacaggcactggggtaagtaccagactgtgggagattgtgtttacagtcaccgggtgtctgacactgaacattaatgtgatcagtaattgtgttactgataaacacaggggatttgtaccatctcctgtctctctgtgtccttcaccctcactctctcttatCTCCAGGCTGGAGGATGTccgtctcacagattctggtgccgaggatctcctctccgctctcagtacaaaaccatcactgaTGGGGCTGGACCTGGATTCAAACtctctgacagaccgatctgtccccgctctccgccgcctcatactgaccctcccgagtctggagtggatccggtgagtgtttgtgttaatgttcaatgtgataaaatatcagcggatccgcgggttttctggtgatatttgtctgtgagtgttgttgaaacattaaccccggtcccctgttactgacactgttgtgtaatctgttaatttcatctttattctcccatctgtttcaggctgcggGGGAATCGGTTCAGTCAGACCGGagggaaggaactgagatctctgcaggaacccagacccggactgacagtgtatctgtgaacatctgaatgtgtgaacatccccgcctacgggatggggacatttggccgactccccgccctcccctttaactcccgcccttacctttaatggCCGCGCGCCTGCTTCAactcccaacggttttaacggaaccgaCTTGGGCCTCGCGCTGTGCGTCGCTCGGAGCGGTCCCGCAGTGACGTGTTTCATCAAGTGCGTGTGCGAGACTCCCACGTGACATCCCGgggaattacccagacaggaagagcccggggtccggggctcagtctgggacaccggtgtcccggggtgggattatcccgagagagaatccttttgctccctttgctgaggacggtgcattcggcagcctggccgatataatgatgttaaattgacaaatccctcggcagtgaccctggatctgcagcgatcccggtcacggccctgaagtgtgattttataatcatcggttccccgatgcagagtgaaggtgagaaacgggactgattattcaaacgGTCACtccttgtcgccggtcagttaattgtgtgtgactgtgagtgagtcgggagcagcttatttattcccgcacgtcagcagctcacacattgtttgaTTTACTCACACCCgggaccagacacagagtgaatctccctccacaccgtcccataacacactcccggggtcagacacagagtgaatctccctccacaccgtcccataacacactcccggggtcagacacagagtgaatttccctccacaccgtcccatcacacacttgcaatgccaaacacacagtgaagctccgtctgcaccatcccatcactcaATTAATCCCACCGTGCAAAATCTCATTTCAGGGAAGCaggcaccatcaatttgcgggagactcccggaactcccGGGAGAGGTGCAGTTTGCAATAGAGCAGCTCCTTAGCAgccagccagctagtttaaatagcgttagctatgctaatgaacgaatgacacccgttaaactcacctcaacagtgatttaacccccccccccaccatgggcaatagaaaactcaatgttgcaaacagtgcagcgagcaacactgtcattattcctgacccctattaggcaggggtagactttagtgtagtctggggtgaagtacgttttatatttttttaCTCTGCCATGGCAGAGTattcaattctctctctctctctctcgttctaaAAAAAAAaccgatttccgggatattgtggcgacccaatcactagcacactcgaaccggctgacaattagccagagccagagacaaagggaGATAGCCTCAAAGTATTTCAGTTACATGCCTCTCGATGTAtcgagtgggggagacaggctttaaagcaagactgtgtttttgaaataaactgattctgtggctgcagtttatcgactccgtgtcgtaatttcagcgctgcgcgtagcaccccgctacaattggtgaccccgacggtccaaacgttttcTTGGACCGGAAATGACAGACGCTGCGTTTGTTAACGCGGTTTCCTTgcagctgccaagcttctggacgctacaacctcaccaatggtttcagcaagcagaagcccaattccatgttcggcagataacctcagaggacacccgttactactacgtggtgagctccctcgaccaggacacagcggcccaggtcgcggagttcgtacagtctcccccggcggacggcaagtacacggcattcaaagccctgctcataaggactttcgggctctcccgccgcgagcgagctgcctgtttactgcacctggatggcttgggagaaaggcctccatcagctttaatgaatgagatgttgtctctggccggcggacacacaccctgcctcatgtttgagcaggcattcctggagcagctgcccgaggacatacgcctgctgctgtccgacgcggatttcagcgacccccggaaggtggcagcccgggcggacttgctgtggaacgccaagaaggtgagttgGGCGTCCGTCatacagatcaccaggccacgctcccagcagcaaaccagtccaggcccggccgcagagcccgctaaacccagaggccggggtgtggagcccaacgaccACTGGTGTTTccaccaccagcggtggggcgcagaagcccgctgttgtcgcccgccctgtcagttcccgggaaacgccagggccagccgtcgctgatggctacgacggctggccatcgggatagcctcctgtatgtgtgggacagcaggtcgggacgccggtttttggtcgtcaccggtgccgagatcagcgtcttacctccgacaagttacgacacccgcagcagggcgcctgGTCCCCCCgtgcgggccgcgaacggcagcactataaggacttatggcacccgtccggtgcagctacggttcgactccagccagtttacgtgggacttcacactggtcgacgtagcccaaccgcttctgggtgcggatttcttgcgggctcacagcctactggtcgacctgcccaggaagagactggtgcacgccgagacctttcagacgttctccctgggtgcagcccagttgccagcccctcacctcggctccatcacgctgtccgacaacgacttcaccagggtcctggcggatttcccagttcgcggcagccatgccccgacacggcgtacagcaccataTCCTGaaccagggaccacccctccatgcccgcgctcggcggcttcccccggacaagctccgactggcgaaagaggagttcaagaggatggaggaattggggatcattcggcggtccaacagcccatgggcctcccccctgcacatggtgcccaaagcgacagggggctggagaccgtgcggcgactaccgcaggctgtacgaggctaccacaccggaccgctaccctgtgccgcacattcaggactttgcagcaaacctgcacggtgcacgaatcttctccaaggtagacctcgtctgagggtaccatcaaatcccgatgcatccggacgacgtccccaaaacggctctcatcaccccgttcggccttttcgagttcctctgcatgccgttcggcctgaagaatgccgcacagacgtttcagcggtgggacgcgacctggacttcgcattcatctatttggacgacatcctcatagccagcagcagtcgtcaggagcatttgtcccacctccgtcaactctatgcccggctgagtgactacggtctaactatcaacccggccaaatgccatttcgggctcgacaccattgacttcctgggccacaggattactgcagacggggcaacccctctgcccgctaaggtagatgcggtccgccatttcccccgacccaccacgatcaaaggccttcaggaattcgtaggtatggtcaatttctaccaccgcttcctcccttcagctacCCGAATCacgcgccccctgttcgccctgctgtccTACGAGGGGCTgttcacggtgctcaggaacaacgggtccacgttcgtgctggacgttcgGGGgcgagaggaggttttcacggtggaccgactcaaaccggcccatgtggacttggtgcaaccggtcgagtttccgacaccacggcgcagaggccgacctcccaaacagggtccggcccagactgtggacattggggggtgtatcgccggttctggggggggggggggttatgtggcgacccacttactagcacactcgaaccggctcacaattagccaacacaaaggctaggtccgcaacaaagggaaaaagcctgagggggtgtcagtacgtgcctctTGAAGCATCCGCGCGGGGGAGGGCGGATTAAGTGAGGCTttaaaagcaaggctgtgaagttcgaataaactttatctttgactgcagtttaccgactccgtctcgttattttagcgctgcgtgtagcacaccgctacaatggtttcaattttgtaaattttttggacTGAATAAATATACACTGTCAAGTTCTATTAtatctatttttttctttcaaccatttaaattgatcaagcttttcttttatggaaaacaaagggaAAATTATGTTTTCTTGACTTATTTATGGctgattgttttatgtcttttgaacagttttctaataaatataatttttctcgatcacactttttcagatatttacagattagaaactttttgaatgttattttactTTCTGTTCCGATATCACATCAAATTGAAGTTAAGGGAACAAAAAGTTCAAATCCATATCAGAagagtttattatcatttatttatgatttaattatgaaaatacacttagatacttctgataaaattaagaatgggtgggaaagagaacttcggATACCTTTACCTATACAGAAATGCgagaaaattcttcaattaggAAACACCTcttcactgtgtgtcagacatgccttcatacaatttaaggtgttcatagggctcatatgcccaaggataagttagctcattttactgccatataaatcctgtctgtgatagatgtaattccgAGGTAGCTTCATTGAAacgtatgttctggtcttgtcctcttctaaaaataatattggaaagatatattTGATATTATCTCAGTAGTTCtgcgtattgatttacaaccacatcctattattGCAATATTATTTGCAATAATGCAATATAACTACCAGTGATAGACTCTAGTCAACTATCCTCATCAGCTTGTCttctaattgcatttgttacattaatagccagaagaccCATTTTACTTGAAAGATTCCAATCCCCCTGCTACATTGTAAAGGTTTTCCGAAGCCTTAGCATGtctaaacttggaaaaaaaataTGAGTGGTACTGTGGatccttcggttaaatttgaagagactctgagaccatttattcaatatattcatatgatgtaagttgaccctttccGAATCTTGTGTAATAAGGTTTTGTT of Hemitrygon akajei unplaced genomic scaffold, sHemAka1.3 Scf000061, whole genome shotgun sequence contains these proteins:
- the LOC140721748 gene encoding ribonuclease inhibitor-like, giving the protein MSAALRNPECKIQKLWLSRVGLTDSGAEDLASALSTNTSLTLLDLNYNKLGDSGVKLVSAALRNPECKIQALGLEDVRLTDSGAEDLLSALSTKPSLMGLDLDSNSLTDRSVPALRRLILTLPSLEWIRLRGNRFSQTGGKELRSLQEPRPGLTVYL